In one window of Verrucomicrobiota bacterium DNA:
- a CDS encoding serine/threonine protein kinase, producing the protein MHRRDFLLRSGALSVSLAAGCRNASHLKHRSVLRPSLLFTSAGKTCWVDPLDAQVRPLEFHHPNQATWQPGPMFQDGRRMLVLSMEPRRDGPGRPFDEYYTQTPTHLWAYDWSTGTLAELATQDRMAVFYTPQLLINDRRLLVQVVKGRVGQVYSMNLDGTEALPFTKAGEGLPYGFSLSPDGGRVAYHIAGPQGYQIWTCTSEGGDRRLIRAHPDALYFAPMWSPDGRWLAYQDCRFRQDPGHDWSDLWISRPDGSEHRRLTERQSLWFAASYGNPGNKGSGSNVPSWTRLGTLLASQRLPDSKVPWEFQAGRPDTDHFNRDWKPAEARGGTFLSEIDPLSGKSTALTKQGDAVWDFRGVESPDGQWVAFCRCGQGDPPSLWVLDRATGTARKLTQGLEDRGVDHPRWITLRLPPVFPS; encoded by the coding sequence ATGCATCGTCGTGATTTCCTCCTTCGCTCCGGCGCGCTCTCAGTCTCGCTCGCCGCAGGATGCCGCAACGCGTCCCACCTCAAACATCGATCCGTTCTCCGTCCATCCCTGCTTTTCACCTCCGCCGGGAAGACCTGCTGGGTCGATCCCCTCGACGCCCAGGTTCGCCCTCTTGAATTTCATCATCCCAATCAGGCCACTTGGCAGCCCGGACCCATGTTTCAAGACGGACGGCGCATGCTCGTGTTGAGCATGGAACCGCGACGAGACGGACCCGGGCGTCCCTTCGACGAATACTATACTCAGACTCCCACCCACCTCTGGGCTTACGATTGGTCCACCGGCACACTCGCTGAACTTGCCACCCAGGACAGAATGGCCGTGTTCTATACACCCCAGTTGCTGATCAACGACCGGCGCCTGCTCGTCCAGGTCGTCAAAGGTCGCGTCGGCCAAGTCTACAGCATGAACCTGGACGGCACGGAAGCTCTGCCCTTCACGAAGGCAGGCGAAGGGCTGCCCTATGGTTTCAGCCTCAGTCCTGATGGAGGGCGCGTCGCCTACCACATTGCGGGACCGCAGGGTTATCAGATCTGGACCTGCACTTCGGAGGGCGGAGATCGCCGGCTCATTCGAGCTCACCCGGACGCGCTTTACTTCGCCCCCATGTGGTCTCCGGACGGACGCTGGCTGGCTTATCAGGATTGTCGTTTCCGCCAGGATCCGGGCCATGACTGGTCTGATCTCTGGATCAGTCGTCCTGACGGCAGCGAGCATCGGCGGTTGACGGAGCGCCAGTCGCTGTGGTTTGCCGCGAGCTATGGAAACCCAGGCAACAAAGGCAGCGGATCCAATGTTCCAAGCTGGACCCGCCTGGGAACGCTGCTGGCTTCGCAACGACTTCCCGACTCCAAAGTACCATGGGAGTTTCAAGCGGGCCGGCCCGATACCGACCACTTCAACCGGGATTGGAAACCTGCAGAAGCACGCGGGGGAACTTTCTTATCTGAGATCGATCCGCTCAGCGGAAAGTCAACCGCCTTGACGAAGCAAGGCGATGCCGTTTGGGATTTCCGCGGGGTGGAATCTCCGGATGGCCAGTGGGTCGCCTTCTGCCGTTGCGGCCAGGGCGATCCTCCTTCCCTCTGGGTGCTGGACCGCGCTACCGGCACCGCGAGGAAGTTGACCCAAGGGCTCGAGGACCGTGGAGTGGATCATCCCCGATGGATCACGCTCCGACTTCCTCCGGTCTTTCCATCCTGA
- a CDS encoding inositol monophosphatase has product MNPSSRPAHEARFLKSALREAETAARAAGSLLRRHLLAGKKVQSAVQHDIKLELDVRCQRLIERHLRRALPEAAILGEEESYGDLETDWRWVVDPIDGTVNYTYGIPHACVSIALQCKWDRPREVRGVRGRPGTNGQLGEYQTQAGLVYDPFCDELWTAIRGGPARLNGRVIRAGSRTKLGECVIAMGFSKGTTAIQRMLPVFQRLLPRVRKIRMMGAAALDLAYVATGRLDAYLEGGVRIWDIAAGGLLVECAGGEFWREPISNDHGYRVLAGNRSLRSSIERAVAPHWPWDA; this is encoded by the coding sequence ATGAATCCATCTTCCCGTCCTGCCCATGAAGCTCGTTTTCTGAAGTCCGCCCTGCGTGAGGCCGAAACGGCCGCCCGGGCGGCGGGGAGCCTGCTGCGGAGGCATTTGCTGGCCGGGAAGAAGGTCCAATCGGCGGTGCAGCACGACATCAAGCTGGAACTGGATGTGCGGTGCCAGCGACTCATCGAAAGGCATTTGCGGCGGGCTTTGCCGGAGGCCGCGATCCTGGGCGAGGAGGAATCATATGGGGATCTCGAGACGGACTGGCGTTGGGTGGTGGACCCGATCGACGGCACGGTCAACTATACTTATGGCATTCCCCACGCCTGCGTTTCGATCGCCTTACAATGCAAGTGGGATCGGCCGCGAGAAGTTCGTGGGGTGCGGGGGCGACCGGGGACGAATGGTCAGTTGGGAGAATATCAGACGCAGGCGGGGCTGGTTTACGATCCGTTTTGTGATGAGTTGTGGACCGCCATCCGGGGAGGGCCTGCCCGGTTGAATGGGCGCGTGATCCGCGCCGGCTCGAGAACGAAGCTGGGAGAGTGCGTGATCGCGATGGGATTTTCGAAGGGAACCACGGCAATTCAAAGGATGCTGCCGGTTTTTCAGCGCCTGCTGCCGCGGGTGCGGAAGATTCGGATGATGGGGGCGGCGGCTCTGGATCTGGCCTACGTTGCGACCGGCCGGCTTGACGCTTACCTGGAGGGTGGGGTGCGGATTTGGGACATCGCGGCGGGAGGATTGCTGGTTGAATGTGCCGGGGGTGAGTTTTGGCGGGAGCCGATCTCGAACGATCACGGCTATCGTGTCCTGGCGGGCAACAGGTCCTTGCGAAGCTCGATTGAACGGGCGGTGGCCCCCCACTGGCCTTGGGATGCTTGA
- a CDS encoding SMP-30/gluconolactonase/LRE family protein, producing MKIRSPRWFALAALFCAVLLGPGWGAENPIFPADAKLEHLHTRKAKLNSGLTEGPAVAADGRIYFTDMPFGPDNGMILIFDPKTRAVSVFTENSGKSNGLAFLHDGSMVSCDGADGGGRRLIRWNLNTKQGLTLVDRFEGRRFNSPNDLCVDAAGRIYFSDPRYGGTERREIEREAVYRLETDGRVIEITREVEKPNGLVLSPDGRTLYVGDHNNGGNRLSPSDPEPKRGAMKVYAFPLGADGKVSGSRKTLVDFGKENGCDGMTVDMSGHVYLTCRSLARPGIMVVSPTGQELAFVETGPRNQSGLFEDWKGIPSNVEFGIGEDAHSLYVTIDKGLYRIRTKVLGFHPHLARR from the coding sequence ATGAAGATTCGATCGCCACGTTGGTTCGCCCTCGCTGCCCTGTTTTGCGCGGTTCTCCTCGGTCCGGGGTGGGGCGCGGAAAACCCCATTTTTCCCGCGGACGCCAAACTGGAGCATTTGCACACACGCAAGGCAAAGTTGAACAGCGGCTTGACCGAGGGGCCGGCGGTCGCCGCGGATGGCCGCATCTACTTCACCGATATGCCGTTTGGACCGGACAACGGCATGATTTTGATTTTCGATCCGAAGACGCGCGCGGTTTCCGTCTTCACTGAGAACTCCGGGAAATCGAATGGGCTGGCCTTTCTCCACGATGGTTCGATGGTGTCGTGCGATGGTGCCGACGGTGGCGGGCGCAGGTTGATTCGGTGGAATCTGAACACCAAGCAGGGGCTGACCCTTGTGGACAGGTTCGAAGGCAGGCGCTTCAATTCCCCGAACGACCTTTGTGTGGACGCGGCGGGCCGCATCTATTTTTCGGATCCGCGCTATGGTGGCACGGAGCGGCGGGAGATCGAGCGCGAGGCGGTCTATCGATTGGAGACCGATGGACGCGTCATCGAAATCACACGGGAAGTGGAGAAGCCGAACGGCCTTGTCTTGAGCCCTGACGGGCGAACGTTGTACGTGGGGGATCATAACAACGGGGGCAACCGGTTGAGTCCCTCGGATCCCGAACCCAAACGGGGCGCCATGAAAGTGTATGCCTTTCCCTTGGGTGCGGACGGCAAGGTAAGCGGTTCGCGGAAGACCCTGGTGGATTTCGGAAAAGAGAACGGTTGCGATGGCATGACGGTGGACATGTCGGGCCATGTTTATCTGACGTGCCGGAGTCTGGCGCGTCCGGGCATCATGGTGGTTTCCCCGACGGGCCAGGAACTGGCTTTTGTCGAAACGGGACCGCGCAACCAATCGGGTCTCTTTGAGGATTGGAAGGGCATACCAAGCAACGTGGAGTTTGGCATCGGTGAGGATGCGCATTCCCTTTACGTCACGATCGACAAGGGGTTGTACCGGATTCGAACCAAAGTGTTGGGGTTTCATCCTCATTTGGCACGACGCTGA
- a CDS encoding zinc-binding dehydrogenase yields the protein MKAWRFHAFGDMRLDEVAVPELKPGHVLVEPLCVQPSVTEAQLAFGIPTLAYERVKRRLETEAPIALFGHEFCARVLETGPGVTRFRRGDRIAARAKLPCGQCGMCRSEQGNRCRSGPVIGFDLPGCFAEVASLPELALVRVDDRLDNREAACLQSLSDSVAAVETASLAMGDTVAIFGQGSMGLECLQIARLSGAGRIITVDVRDEACRMSVELGADHALNARQVDVVEAIRELTEGNGADVVFECAGGSPKQGLAGTATVRQAMQAVRSGGKLVGVSWFGAPFEVDIDGMRERSLRYVFPDISTLAHLEHTVRLAATGRVRIKPTLTHALEGLDKVPEAFTITANKGKYHAINPAQVILKH from the coding sequence ATGAAAGCCTGGAGATTTCACGCGTTTGGAGACATGCGGCTGGATGAGGTGGCTGTGCCCGAGTTGAAGCCGGGCCATGTCCTGGTGGAGCCGTTGTGCGTGCAACCGAGCGTGACGGAGGCGCAGTTGGCCTTTGGCATTCCCACGCTGGCGTATGAGCGCGTGAAGAGACGCCTTGAGACGGAAGCGCCGATTGCATTGTTTGGACACGAATTCTGTGCGCGAGTGTTGGAAACCGGGCCTGGAGTGACGCGATTTCGGCGCGGCGACCGCATTGCCGCCCGCGCAAAACTGCCGTGCGGCCAATGTGGAATGTGCCGGTCCGAACAGGGCAACCGGTGCCGGAGCGGCCCGGTGATCGGATTCGATCTACCCGGGTGTTTCGCGGAGGTCGCCTCTCTGCCGGAGTTGGCATTGGTTCGAGTGGACGACCGGTTGGACAACCGGGAGGCGGCGTGTTTGCAATCGTTGAGTGACAGTGTGGCGGCGGTGGAAACGGCCTCACTGGCCATGGGCGACACGGTGGCGATTTTCGGCCAGGGGAGCATGGGCTTGGAATGCCTCCAAATTGCGCGCCTGAGCGGCGCGGGGCGGATCATCACGGTGGACGTGAGGGACGAGGCCTGCCGGATGTCCGTCGAACTGGGAGCCGATCATGCTTTGAACGCGCGACAAGTTGATGTGGTGGAGGCGATTCGCGAGTTGACCGAGGGGAATGGGGCGGATGTGGTTTTTGAGTGTGCCGGGGGAAGCCCGAAGCAGGGATTGGCTGGAACGGCCACCGTGCGGCAGGCGATGCAGGCGGTCCGGTCGGGAGGGAAGCTGGTGGGGGTGTCGTGGTTCGGAGCGCCCTTTGAGGTGGATATCGATGGGATGCGCGAGCGGAGTTTGCGTTATGTATTTCCCGACATCAGCACGCTGGCTCATTTGGAGCACACGGTGAGGCTGGCCGCGACCGGTCGGGTGCGAATCAAGCCGACGCTCACGCATGCGTTGGAGGGATTGGACAAAGTTCCGGAGGCCTTCACCATCACGGCGAACAAGGGCAAGTACCACGCGATCAATCCGGCCCAGGTCATCCTGAAGCATTGA
- a CDS encoding 2-dehydro-3-deoxygalactonokinase, translating into MEFLSCDWGTSNFRLRWTGRGMHRVYHSEEGAGKIAAEGGDRAARFKSVLAAGMASVGAPPGLPVVISGMASASIGWKELPYAGLPFPLDGTRVSWHEVEPGVFLIGGVCSDEEVMRGEETQAVGWAFTGVGKANESTLLVLPGTHSKHLWVEAGRVTHFRTYMTGELFDLLAKHSVLRHSVRLGAAPDEGAFREGVAKGADAPLNAALFRVRTRQVLDRVDAGVNTSFLSGLLIGAEMAEAGRAKIPVVVACGVEMGKAYICAAEKLSFAARVSWTESENLCEQGQRRILELLLNGKAAGDVGAGPRGENARV; encoded by the coding sequence ATGGAATTTTTGAGCTGCGATTGGGGGACCTCCAACTTCCGGCTGCGCTGGACCGGTCGCGGCATGCATCGTGTTTACCATTCCGAGGAAGGCGCGGGCAAAATCGCCGCCGAAGGAGGAGACAGGGCCGCACGGTTCAAGTCGGTGTTGGCGGCGGGGATGGCAAGCGTGGGCGCGCCTCCGGGTTTGCCGGTGGTGATTTCGGGGATGGCGAGTGCTTCGATCGGGTGGAAGGAGTTGCCCTATGCGGGACTGCCGTTCCCACTCGATGGGACCCGGGTATCGTGGCACGAGGTTGAACCGGGAGTATTTCTGATTGGCGGTGTGTGCTCGGACGAGGAGGTGATGCGGGGAGAAGAGACTCAGGCGGTGGGATGGGCGTTCACAGGTGTGGGGAAGGCAAACGAAAGCACCCTTCTGGTCCTGCCGGGCACACATTCAAAGCACCTGTGGGTGGAAGCGGGAAGGGTGACGCATTTTCGAACTTACATGACCGGAGAACTCTTTGATCTGCTGGCGAAGCACAGCGTTTTGAGACACAGTGTGCGTCTCGGCGCGGCGCCCGATGAAGGGGCTTTCCGTGAAGGTGTGGCGAAAGGGGCTGACGCACCGTTGAACGCGGCGCTGTTTCGGGTGCGGACTCGACAAGTCTTGGATCGGGTGGACGCGGGAGTGAACACCTCCTTCCTGAGCGGTCTGTTGATTGGAGCGGAAATGGCGGAAGCCGGGCGCGCCAAAATCCCGGTCGTTGTGGCGTGCGGGGTGGAGATGGGAAAAGCCTATATTTGCGCCGCGGAAAAGTTGAGCTTTGCGGCCCGGGTGAGCTGGACAGAATCGGAAAACTTGTGCGAGCAGGGTCAGCGAAGGATTCTTGAGCTCCTGTTGAACGGCAAAGCTGCAGGTGATGTTGGCGCCGGTCCGCGCGGCGAGAATGCGCGCGTCTGA
- a CDS encoding bifunctional 4-hydroxy-2-oxoglutarate aldolase/2-dehydro-3-deoxy-phosphogluconate aldolase has translation MATRFQEAMFRELPVVGILRGFDTSVVERLARASIEGGLRNLEITMNSQGAEETIRMAVHHFEGRCNVGAGTVVTMDDLERALSAGAGFIVTPVVVPDVIRECVARGVPVMPGALTPTEVWEAWRLGADLVKIFPADQLGPAHIKALKGPFPKIPLMPTGGVTVETLPGFRKAGADAFGVGGPLFDATRAEAEDWEWFREQARRFVQAYQQS, from the coding sequence ATGGCAACCCGTTTTCAAGAAGCGATGTTTCGCGAGCTTCCCGTGGTGGGTATTCTGCGGGGTTTCGACACATCCGTGGTGGAGCGACTGGCGCGCGCGAGCATTGAGGGCGGGTTGCGCAATTTGGAGATCACGATGAACAGCCAGGGGGCGGAGGAAACCATCCGGATGGCCGTCCATCACTTTGAAGGCCGTTGCAATGTGGGCGCGGGCACGGTGGTGACGATGGACGATTTGGAGAGAGCCTTGTCGGCAGGCGCTGGATTTATTGTGACGCCGGTGGTGGTGCCCGACGTCATTCGTGAGTGCGTCGCCCGGGGAGTTCCGGTCATGCCCGGGGCGCTCACGCCAACGGAAGTTTGGGAGGCCTGGCGGCTCGGGGCGGACTTGGTGAAGATTTTTCCGGCGGATCAATTAGGACCAGCCCATATCAAAGCCTTGAAAGGCCCTTTTCCCAAGATTCCTTTGATGCCCACAGGGGGGGTCACGGTGGAAACATTGCCGGGATTTCGGAAAGCGGGTGCGGATGCCTTTGGGGTGGGGGGGCCGCTCTTCGACGCCACGCGGGCTGAAGCGGAGGATTGGGAATGGTTTCGCGAGCAGGCGCGCCGCTTTGTCCAGGCCTATCAGCAATCATGA